gcctcctttttttgCGCCTGGAGACGCTGAATCGGAGGGATCTCTGGCGAGAATGTTGGCGAGATTTATCCCTTTTTGGTGTTGAGCAGTGGCAGAGAATTGGTGAATTCCGGTTGGTAGAAAATAGCTGTTAGCGTTGTTATTTACGCATTTGGGAGTTGCGGTTGACTTGTGGCCAGCAATCTGCGTTCGTAACGTTTTCGTCATTTGACAGGACGTTTCTAAGTTTCAGATCTGTTTTTAAGACTTGTTTGTTGGCTTTTGAAGTCGCTAGGgttgctgtttttaatttcatcttctgCTAATTTAAGTACAGGTGTTTTGCCTTTTGAAGTTCTTGCGAGGTCTTTCCTGAAACCACACATGCAGACGTGAAGACGTTATTCATGCTAGTCCTGGAGATATTTTGACAACTTCTCATGCATCTGCTGAACTTCAGCAGAGGCCCTTTGCAGAGGCTTGGGGGAGTTCACTCTCACGGGGAAACACCAGTGAAAGCTGTTGCTGCTCGAGAAAGTAGTTAAATAGGAAAGCGGTGAGCTGTGAAAGAGCTCCGAAACTGGTCTCAGTTTTGGAGTTGCAGGAGTGCACTGTTAACCATTATTTGCCTGGAGGCCTGAAGCAGGAGGACCTTACCGGATGCGGGACTGATAGAGCATCACTTTCTCCAACATGCACGGGGCACTACCACTTCCGGGTATGCCAGGTTCCTAAAATGTTTTccagtcacttaaaaaaatctgtatcgCAGTTCTCTTAGCGTCCTTTGATGATATTAGACCAAACCAGGTTTGTTTAATATGTGGCTCCAGCCAAACTTGGGAAGAAGTTTGAAGTGTTCTTTCCAAACCCGGGTTTAAGCGTCCCATTTCTTTTAAGCCTCAACCAGCCCCAGGTCAGCATTTTATACCTACGATCTGGGTTGAGATTACACGGcatgcctttttgtttgttagaAGTGGTAGGTGCTCTGAGATCGGAGCATTTCCACATTTAAGTACTGAAGCGgttggagaaaattataaattatttttaagctattcacaatacaataactaaaaattGGCTGCAGTATCTCAACTATTAGTCCAAaattttctgagtgtttttacctccgattttttgtttgttgtttagtCTCTTTTTAAAGACCAAGTTTCTATACCACAGGGATGATGGATTCCTctgtcaggaaaaaaattatagaaatcgTGTAAAAATACTACCTGTGGCTGATACAGCAATGCTTAGGGGCCAGATGATCGTTCAGaatgcgatttttttttttctccagaattaCCCCCAAGGAATTCTGTAGTTGTTCTAATTGattattctgtttccttccttcgaCGTGTTTGTGGAGCAACTAAAATTGTGAAGGTTTTTATCCCAGCTAGCCCTGAAAGTTTGATTGTACTCCTGGGGCATCTCAGAAACAGGACAGCGCAGTCTGCCAAAGAAGGGTGGACTTGacttgggtggggaggggctagTATAAAAGATGACTCTTAGGTTTGTGTCTTTGGCAGTTGAGCTGACACTATTACCATTTTCTGGAAAACATAATTCACAAAGGTGAGCAAGTGTGGAGAGGATTCGGAGTTCTGTTTGAGCGCACTGAGTTAGGTGCCTGGAGGACACGAAGTGGAGCTGTCCACTGGCGGCTCTGACAGTTGATGTGAAGCTTAGCTCTTGACTGGATGCAGATCGGGAGAGCCATTAGCTCATAGATGGTAATCAGAGGCAAGCAAAATGGTTTAAGTCAGTCGGGGTTTCAGCAGCAGGATAACAGGGATTGCTTTAGAgtgtgttttcttccctctgcacACCATTGCCAGAATATACCTGCCGGAATCCCTTTATCCTTACTCATTTTTTCTGCGCAAATCCTTATGTCTCCAAATCTTTCAAAGCCACCTCCAAATGTTTTGATCGTTTTTGCTTAATCCAAAAATAATTACTGTCTTCAACTCGGAGaacttttatttgtatctttcCTAAGGTGTGTATCACCTCCTTGGAGTATATTTGTGACTAAACACCACCAGTAGACGTGATGTCTTTCAGGATATTCAGTATCTTCATCATCtgttcatcccccccccccttagtaTCTAGTGAGGCTTTGCACAAAACAAGCATtcagctgaatgaatgaaaggacgTTCAGTGATAGAGTGTTCTCTTTTTTATCTGAATTTGTGTCAGTGGGTATAaatcattttagaaatttaagtttaaaggtttaagtttttaagtatatgttatatgtcttttttaatgtttttaaatgtttatgcattttttttaatgtttattttgagagcgagaatgTATGCAcaaagagaaagggtgagagagaatcgcaagcaggcccTCTGCTGATGAGCCCTACTTGGGgttcgatcccaggaaccatgagattatgacctgagccaaaatcaagagtcagacgcgtaaccaactgagccacccaagtgcctctctagcctttttttttttttaaagcagtccaCACCATAAacagtttaactttttttagAATGATTTATGAccactgttataaacatttactgaactaCAAAATAATGTCCTCCCAGTCAGTTGCAGTAAATGTGAACTTGTAGAATTTTGCCctatttatagcaacattaggCTGCTCTGCCTTAGCTAAGGTCCTTGTTTTTCTTTCGTCAGCTTGCTGAATTATTgctttctttgtatgttttttgaAGTTCTTATAATCTCAGCCCAAGCTAGCTATTTGATGATGTACCATAAACTAAATTGCAATCAACAGAATTAGGTCTAATTAAAGAGTCGGCCTTGGTGATAGTTCACAAAGTGACTGGACTTTCATTAGCAATAATTGCAGTTGAATAAAAGttttttgctttctgattttttttttttaaaactggatcCCTTTGTGACTTGCCAGGCAAATAAAATGTTACtctaaaaaaaagatttcagtgaTGTTGTTAACTTACTATTTTTCATCTCTCATTTGCTTCTCAAAACCATGCTCAGGAGAAGAGTAAAGTATTAGAGATTTCTGCAGTTTTTCCTTATATGTTTATccaataaaattaatatgttcTTTAAGCTTCTGGTTATTTAAGAAGTATTAAATTAATTTCTAGAAAAGAGTCTGATCGTGGAAggcaagagggaaaagaaaaaagtggagaGATTGACCATGCAAGTCTCTTCCTTACAGAGAGagccatttacaattgcacaaggtaagtttattctgttcttttcactttacactaaaaatgtttaaatatcaaACTTATGGTCAGCAGTACTCAGTTTTTAGTGTTTACTAAGTAGTTATATATTAATGGTATAATTTCATTTCGTTTGCCCTATTGAGCAAAAGCTATAAATAAATTATGCTGTAAAAATAACCATCATTAAAATAACTGTAAATCTATTAACACATAATAGTGCTTAACTTTAATTATTATGGTGTGTTTTTTCCTAGGAAAAGGACAGAAACTTTGTGAAATTGAAAGGATACATTTCTTCctgagtaaaaagaaaacagatgaacttagAAATCTACATAAACTACTTTACAACAGACCTGGCACAGTTAAGAccttttttatgtctttaatctagtaacatatttatgtatttgtgcaATAGAAGCATATAATTTTAGTTCTGGAAAGGACTTCAGCAATCAACTAGTTCAGTTTCTGTACCatacaaatgaacaaactgaaacacacatttattaaatgatttatCACAGAATACATAGTTGGATATTAGCAGTTAGGATTGTAATATCCaggctttgtagtatagtttttatgccaaactgaattttttttaattgtggtgatTTTAGTGATCTTTAAATGTAttagaagaaatttattttgggaagGTTTCCAGCTATtcagaaaaaatgataaagtatAATTGTATCTCATTTTGAGCAAATATCTGATAAATTAGGTGGTAATTCTTTGGGGATTTGTTAAAACAAATCTATTTCATATAATTGAGGAAACTTTGGGTTTTGCAAGGACAAAGTGAAGTTTGATGTTAGAATCTTGtgtgttatctcatttgatctcaCTACAATCTAATTTACACAAGTCTCATTACTGTTAAATCGTATAACTTTTGGATATTGGAGgtcttctgttcttttcaaaaaataaaatccatgactctctaagaaataaatattactaGTAATGTGTATTACTTGGGGAAAGGATCTTTTTTTAAGAAGTGACTTTCCACATCCCCTAATACTGTCAGATAACATTTAGTTGTAGTTCTCTAATTGTCAGTAAAAATTCCCAGATGGAAATTTGTTCAattcaaattgttatttttaaagaattaaattttcaAGCCTTTTATAACGTTAATATTTGAGTGACAAATACTATTTTCCGTTGTGAGTTAAGAAATGTTGAATAAACCAATACTATAACTGGGAAACagatttgaaaatacaaatgttgGCTTTGAATTTTTCTTATGTACATTACTGGGTAATAAATAGCattaataataaaggaaacattttcaggTGTCCTCATTAAAGAAGAATGTGGGTCAGTTCAGTGGCTTTCCATTTGAAAAAGGAAGTGTCcaatataaaaagaaggaagaaatgttgaaaaagtaagttatttttacatgtattgtGTTTTGATCAatgtattttgagttaatttttaaacatttaaataagaccATCCAAACATTTTTAGTGGACTgctaattttttgcttttaatgccAAGATCTTAACATTCCTTGTTAAGATCTTGGGATCTTTGTTAACTTGGGATATTCATTAGTTTCCCATAAGTAGTTACTGTTAAGATTATTGAAAACTCACATAAAAAATGCTTCTATTTCTTAGAAGCATACGCAAATAAGTCATTCAGACAGTTCAAAATTCAAGTCTTGGGAATAGAGTGAAAAATCCACCACCCTCCTTTATCTCCTGCCAGCCTTTCTGTTCCCCCAACTTGTAGGTACCATTTaaactattttgaaaacaatCAATTTGATGAAAACGTGTTCTTTACCACAATGCAAGCAAGATGATATATTCTTAAGAGCTTTTGTTTATTAAATcctttatagtttaaaaatagtaaataatagaGATGATTGTTCCTTCATCACAGTAGGAGTGCTGAGGGGAAAATCTAGTATTTAATACTATGTTTGGCTCCATAGCTCAGGGGTTAGAGCACTGGTCTTATAATCACCAACCAGAAAAATTAAGTCCATGAATTTTATAGTATTGAAAACTTCTTACGTTATTTTCTAGTGAATTGACTTAGTTTATTCCTTTACTACCTTTAAAACTTAattagtaggggcacctgggtggctcattcggttaagtgtcccaactcttgatttcatctcagatcatgaactcctggttcatgggtttgagccctgagttgggctctgcactggtatcTCGGAGCCTACTTGaggctctctcctctccctctctctgtctctgcccctcccctgcttgcaagcacgtgctcattctctctgtctcttaatatataaactttaaaggggtgcctgggtggctcagccagttaagcatctgacttcagctcaggtcatgatctcacagtttgtcgttcaagccccatgtcaggctctgtgctgacagctcggagcctggaacctgcttcagattctgtgtctcctctctctgcccctccccccgctcatgctctgtctctctctgtttctcaaaaataaatagaaatgtttaaaaaaaagttttttttaatttaaaaagcttaACTGGTAAATAGtgtttttcaatttattaataATCCTATCTGGttgtattttatacattaatCAAGATTATTAGGAAAgtgctttttattgttttctggaaAGTACTTCTCATATTCAGAGAAACattagatgcttttttttttttaaagggaggacttatttttaacttacttattttgatagcacgggaggggcagacagaatgagagagaatcccaagcagtctccgtacTGTCACTGCAGAtatcaggaccatgagatcatgacctgagctgaagtcaagagtcagatgcttaaccaactgagccacccaggtgcccctgggttggATGcccttttgtggttttttttggtttgtttgtttgtttgtttgtttttagtgtttgagagagagcataagtgggtgagagacagagagagagggagacagaatctgaagcaggctccacgctctgagctgtcagcacagggccagatggtggggcttgaacccacaaccgtaagatcatgacgggagctgaagtctgacttgactgactgagccacccagcgcctaccccctgcccccatgctttttttaatgtttgtaccTGAGTGACTCTGGTTAGCTATTGCCTTTATGTTGTGGAGAATGTTTATAAACTTTGCTACATAACAAacttggtttctttcattttctgttttaggtTTAGAAATGCCATGTTAAAGAGCATCTGCGAGGTTCTTGATTTGGAGAGATCAGGTGTAAATAGCGAACTGGTGAAGAGGATCTTGAATTTCTTAATGCATCCAAAGCCTTCTGGCAAAGTGAGGACCAATTTTTACTATTTCAGTAATGAATCAGTTATAGtctgtccttcctttctctttttatggaaCAGTTTAGTTTGTTAGCAGCATTGCTTCTCAACATTCAGTAGTGTCTTCTGCTTTCAAAGAACATGCACCAGTTTCATGATAGAAATAGCATAGGAGGCATATAGATTTGTCTTCTTATCAGATACAGAAGAtagaagattaagaaaaataattattaactaaGTTAATGTCAAATGGACAGAAATACAAACTTAAGTATTCAGGGTTTTATATCTAGAAGGAACTGGAAGAACAGAAACAGGTTGAATTGAGGGTGAGGTGTTAGGCTGGATGGGGAACGTATGCAACCTTCAACCAGGTGAGGAAAGATAAGATGGGCATATAGAACTGGGTATTTTCTAGACACTGGAATAATGGTTGGAAGTAAAATGGCCTTATACTTTCCCCCACTCTTCCTAAAATTCAGATTAGGTTTGCCTTAATTGTTTAACATAGGACTCGTTAACTGACTTCAAATGTCTATTAAAGTATTACTTACCTGACTTTGCACTTTCAGTTTAAGTctgtcagtaaatattttcataatcttCCTCATTTTGTTAGCAAAGAAACTGCGGAAAATTCTAGAGGACCTAGGAGTTCAGGGGAAAACCATCggtgagggaagggagagggcatAAGGATTAGGAACCAGAAAATAGCTCTGgaactttggttttatttgctcttgGTATGATTTACCATTAgctggagaaagacagataaagaatatttttgtcaTATAGCTATAAATCCAAGGGCTATGGTGGGGGTttttttgatttggttttggggtttttttatatgttttgagtTTGCTTAAAAATGAGAGATTCcctatttcttaaacttttactATGGACAGACCTGTACTTCTTAAGAATTTCatgtgacaggggcgcctgggtggcgcagtcggttaagcatccgacttcagccaggtcacgatctcgcgctccgtgagttcgagccccgcgtcgggctctgggctgatggctcagagcctggagcctgtttctgattctgtgtctccctctctctctgcccctcccccgttcatgctctgtctctctctgtcccaaaaataaataaatgttgaaaaaaaaattaaaaaaaaaaaaaaaaaaagaatttcatgtgACAAATTGAATACCATTTTCCCAGAAGCCATTCAGAAGTTGTTTAGGTTTTGAGGGATATGTTTACATTCTTTTAATCAGTGATTTTGAATGTGTTGGTTTTAAGACCCAAATATcctcttaaaaattaatgaggaCTCCAGAAGCTTTTGCTTATGTGGGTTATTTTGATATTTACTATGTTataaagtaaaactgaaaaaattttattttttttttttgaaaaaattttaaataccagtAAGCCCACTACATGTTAACGAAAGTAAtgtattatatgaaaaatatactttcaacaaaactagaagaatggtattgttttgtatttttccaagTCTCTTCATGTCTGTCTTAAAAGACCGCTATATTGTTATTTGCTCTGGATTTCAATCTATCGCACATTGTTTTGCTTGAAGTATGTAAAGAAAATCCAGCCTTACCCAGTATGTAGTTAGAAAAAGAGAgtgtctttaaaaacttttacatAATTATGGATATTCTCTGATAGACCACCAGAACTCCACAGTGGTAGTTTATTAAAGGTTAGTTGTAATGTGGTGTCTGAAACCAACATTCACCAGGTGGAAATTATTGGTTTTTTCAATTgtgcagatcttccaaatgttggcACGTTTCCATTAAACACTGTCAAAAAGTCATTAATTAATAAAATCACTGTCTTATCAGAAAAACCTTTAGGTATTAGGAGGCTGTTAAGTTCATGGTTATGGACGTGAATTTTCCATATgaagttttgaaatttattattgGCAATAAATACCAtcagttattttctttaaagtgacaGGCTCACGTTCATTTTGAGAACATGTCTTTTAAATACCTAAGTCTGAAAAGGCATACTTTGACGGTTCTTTTACAAATGGTGTTTCATGAAAAAGGTGGCTGGCTCAGCTCCCAGCTCAATTGTGCAAGTGCTTTTTCTTGAGAAAACCAGTGAAGTTCAGTATGTGGCAAACGTGTTTGAGGTGTACCTCCCATTTTGTTACCCAGATGTCGTAAAGTCACGTACTTAGAGGTTGAGAGTTGACATCACTagtatttattgattcatcaaggacattctaaaatacctttttcttttcacttctagtGTGTGGTTATGAGGAATATAATGACTCCTAGCAGTTTGCTGCCTCTGCCTTGATTAGTACTAAAGTGCCAGTGATTTTACAACCATCTTTGCTTTTGCAGTCAGTACAAATATCAACAcagtgaagagagaaaataatgtctTGATGttatcatgaaaataattttgatactGTGGGCTTCTAAAAGGGTCTCAGGAAACCCTATGATCCATGAACCGTATTTTGAGAACCACTCTTTCAGTCTTTCTTATGGAATCTAACTCTTGTATCCACttttcatatctgcttctgtGATGATTACTTCTTAATCTATTGATATCAATCTCGAGTTATTTTCTGTACTACctacatttttgtcatttaagaAAAACACTACAAACTCATTAGTAACTAATTTTTGTCCCCatagtaataaaattattgaattaacgttgttttactatcttttttttgtaacttctaGTTACAACTTCTAGTttgattatttttcagattttgtttccaACAAGTGATGATGCTGTTGACACTGGGTTCTGGTTAAGGTTTAACTGTTTTTAGGACCAGTACAGGAAGgctctaaaatatttatatattgctgcttctttatttatctttggaagTTGCATTTTCTTGATTGGTTACTTGAACGGTTTAACATTCTTTCACTTTCCTGTGTAGATTATCCTGCACCCATCCAGTCTTCTCCTTTACTAATTCCTTATATAGATTATATTCTTACTGCCTGTATCTGGTTCCTGAACTGAGATAGTAAGGGATACCACACTTTTCTAATATATTTGAGTCCTGGGTTTCATATATTGATTGAATAGGGAGTTTGGACAATCAGAGTCACCTTTTCTCCAGAATTTATCCAAATGGATTTGGTTCCTGGTACTAGCTGGTAATTGTAACAGGTTGCATAACAAGGATATCCATATACGTTCAAGGAAGTTTTTTTGTAGAAACTTACAGAGAACCCCTCTGAGAAGTATCAATAGTCtactaacttaattttttttttttttaatttttttaatgtgtatttatttttgagagagtgtgatttaggggagaggcagagagagagcgagacacagaatctgaagcaggctctaggctctgagctgtcagcacctgagctgaagtcagatgcttaaccaactgagacacatAATCACCCCATACTAACTTAAAATTTCTGAACTGACATAGATTGGCTGTAGGCCAGTCAGCCTTTAGGAAGAATAGGTTGTTTGGGCAGCTAGAGGCTATCTTATGGATTGTACATAACCTGAGAACAGAGCATACACAAAACAGCCACcttattcttaaattttgtgtAGGTGACAGTGACCCCTAGACTGGAAGTTTCTAGGAGAGAAAGAACCTGCGGTTCTGCCAACTTCATGAAAGATAGTGCGTACAGTTACCACTAACATTTATATAACTGTATATCATAAAGTTATGTTCTGGGATTTTCCTTACAATTTCTGCTTATTGcagaaaataacaggaaaaaataaaaatagtagatACCTATAATTTcggaaataattttaattcctcagtgtatatattttcagATCTTTTATGCAAGATTTTATGGTTTTCAATTTCAGAAGTTAGCAAATACTCCCCTAAGAAAGCATTTAAGAATTAAATTTGCTGGTTAATATGATCAAATTGTTTCTTCACATGgtctctgctttttaaatatgCATGCTTTAATTGAATATCAAAGTAATAGCAGTACatgtattttgtgtttcttaattAGTTTCATAATTAACATACCCAACACTAATTGCATATTTAGAGTCAATGAGAATATAAACCTGACATTAGCAAAAGTAGAGCCCAGGGGTAATATGAATACAAACTATATAGTTCATAAATTCAGGATGTGTAAAGTgaggttttatttcctttatggaTGGTTCTAGTCTTTGATTAGAGCATCCCCTAAAGCAAGAAGCTCCTCTGGCATGGCCATTAATGCTTACAAGGAATGAAATGAATTGTAAGTCTAACTCAAGATATTGCCCTTGACCACATGTAAGTAACTCTCTGAGCTTAATCTAGTGTGTACTTGGGCATCTAATCCTAGTCAGAACACAGAGTATGTATTTCAGCATTTGGAAAGAGTCTTGCCTAGGTGTGAGAACACAAATGAAGGGGTATTGGTAGTTCAGACAGAAAGATTTACTTGATACATTAAAGACGAATTGTTGTCTGTAAAGCTGCTAAGTTTGGCAATATCCCCTGAGATGGAACAAGAAGAATAATTGAGTCGAGAAGGAGTTACCAAAAATGATTCACTTGGAAATATAATAGCCCATTGTTGTTATCTTTATTGTACACAGCCATTGCCAAAATCTAAGAAAACTTCTAGCaaaggcaataaaaaggaacgGAACAGTTCTGGAATGGCAAGGAAAGCTAAGCGAACCAAATGTCCTGAAATTCTGTCAGATGAATCCAGCAGCgatgaagatgaaaagaaaaacaaggaagagtCTTCAgatgaagaagataaagaaagtgaagaagaggTAAAATGTTGGGTGTTTGTgggttttctcatttctttcc
The sequence above is a segment of the Prionailurus bengalensis isolate Pbe53 chromosome B2, Fcat_Pben_1.1_paternal_pri, whole genome shotgun sequence genome. Coding sequences within it:
- the DEK gene encoding protein DEK isoform X1; its protein translation is MSSSGPAAEGEGTPAQPASEKEPEMPGPREESEEEDEDDEEEEEEEEEEKEKSLIVEGKREKKKVERLTMQVSSLQREPFTIAQGKGQKLCEIERIHFFLSKKKTDELRNLHKLLYNRPGTVSSLKKNVGQFSGFPFEKGSVQYKKKEEMLKKFRNAMLKSICEVLDLERSGVNSELVKRILNFLMHPKPSGKPLPKSKKTSSKGNKKERNSSGMARKAKRTKCPEILSDESSSDEDEKKNKEESSDEEDKESEEEPPKKTSKREKPKQKATSKSKKTVKSANVKKADSSTTKKNQNSSKKESESEDSSDDEPLIKKLKKPPTDEELKETVKKLLASANLEEVTMKQICKEVYENYPAYDLTERKDFIKTTVKELIS
- the DEK gene encoding protein DEK isoform X2, whose translation is MSSSGPAAEGEGTPAQPASEKEPEMPGPREESEEEDEDDEEEEEEEEEEKEKSLIVEGKREKKKVERLTMQVSSLQREPFTIAQGKGQKLCEIERIHFFLSKKKTDELRNLHKLLYNRPGTVSSLKKNVGQFSGFPFEKGSVQYKKKEEMLKKFRNAMLKSICEVLDLERSGVNSELVKRILNFLMHPKPSGKPLPKSKKTSSKGNKKERNSSGMARKAKRTKCPEILSDESSSDEDEKKNKEESSDEEDKESEEEPPKKTSKREKPKQKATSKSKKTVKSANVKKADSSTTKKNQNSSKKESESEDSSDDEPLIKKLKKPPTDEELKETVKKLLASANLEEVTMKQICKEVSMLKT